The Acidimicrobiia bacterium genome has a window encoding:
- a CDS encoding MBL fold metallo-hydrolase, whose protein sequence is MAATLDWYGCATFRLTIGELVVFLDAYIDRAPGAPGTGLTADDVDRADWILVGHSHFDHLWGAERIARNTGATIVGSYESIRVMAEQGVPIEQLMPVAGGEPIRLSDDVMVNVYPSQHSCVWTKSGGMFEADSVCLGDLGVTHQERLARFGDMRSLMAGSLSPGAVEHLMVSQQDARGDGGALVFMIDTPQGTLLYQDTSGHWSGILHDLRPDVAILAAAGRGNIDGEPVQGSLAGFVARQASLVRARTVILSHHDDWLPGFSKGIDVSVVRDAIALEAPRTTLVELDYLDGHVVFK, encoded by the coding sequence GTGGCGGCAACTCTGGACTGGTACGGCTGCGCGACGTTCCGGTTGACGATCGGGGAGCTCGTTGTGTTCCTCGACGCCTACATCGATCGCGCGCCCGGCGCTCCCGGCACGGGCCTCACCGCCGACGACGTCGACCGCGCCGACTGGATCCTCGTCGGGCACTCGCACTTCGACCACTTGTGGGGCGCCGAGCGGATCGCTCGGAACACCGGCGCCACGATCGTCGGCTCGTACGAGTCGATCCGGGTGATGGCGGAGCAGGGTGTGCCCATCGAGCAGCTGATGCCGGTGGCGGGCGGCGAGCCGATCCGATTGTCGGACGACGTGATGGTGAACGTCTACCCGTCCCAACACTCGTGCGTATGGACCAAATCAGGTGGCATGTTCGAGGCCGACTCGGTGTGCCTCGGTGATCTCGGGGTGACCCACCAGGAGCGACTGGCCCGCTTCGGCGACATGCGAAGCCTGATGGCCGGGTCGCTCTCACCGGGGGCGGTCGAGCATCTCATGGTGTCGCAGCAGGACGCGCGCGGCGACGGCGGCGCACTCGTGTTCATGATCGACACACCGCAGGGAACACTCCTCTACCAGGACACGTCGGGGCACTGGAGCGGGATCCTCCACGACCTGCGGCCCGACGTCGCGATCCTCGCCGCCGCAGGGCGCGGCAACATCGACGGTGAGCCGGTGCAGGGCTCGCTTGCCGGTTTCGTGGCACGCCAGGCGTCGCTCGTCCGAGCGCGCACGGTGATCCTCTCGCACCACGACGACTGGCTCCCCGGGTTCTCGAAGGGGATCGACGTGAGCGTGGTGCGCGACGCGATCGCGTTGGAAGCACCGCGCACCACCCTGGTCGAGCTCGACTATCTCGACGGCCACGTGGTCTTCAAATGA
- a CDS encoding SDR family oxidoreductase: MTQPSGGLEGYAALVTGGGTGIGRACAARLAADGAAVTIVGRTESRIVDAAKVIAKGAGHGGSVQYITADVTDEDSVKAAVEFACAPTGGLDSVVANAGGGGGMAPPHLQDVTEFTRVLHLNVLGTLISMKHTVPHLVRSGRGSFVGMSSIAGEVTHLWFGAYPVGKAGLEALVRNAADEYGPTGVRFNAIRPGFISTEIMEGIPRDGPVYESYLVNTPMSESRAAGVGEPEDVAALARFLVGEDSRWITGQIIDVDGGHHLRRGPDFTAFIEPGLGRDVMLARKPLGS; this comes from the coding sequence GTGACACAACCGAGTGGGGGTCTCGAGGGCTACGCCGCGCTCGTCACCGGCGGCGGTACCGGCATCGGAAGGGCGTGCGCGGCGCGCCTCGCGGCCGACGGCGCCGCCGTCACGATTGTCGGGCGTACCGAGTCGCGCATCGTCGACGCGGCGAAGGTCATCGCAAAGGGTGCCGGACACGGTGGCAGCGTGCAGTACATCACCGCCGACGTGACCGACGAGGACAGCGTGAAGGCGGCGGTCGAGTTCGCGTGCGCACCCACTGGCGGGCTCGATTCGGTCGTCGCCAATGCCGGTGGCGGCGGTGGCATGGCGCCTCCGCACCTGCAGGACGTCACGGAGTTCACGCGCGTGCTGCACCTGAACGTGTTGGGCACGCTGATCTCGATGAAGCACACGGTTCCGCATCTCGTGAGGTCGGGGCGCGGATCGTTCGTGGGCATGTCGTCGATCGCGGGTGAAGTCACCCACCTCTGGTTCGGCGCGTACCCGGTGGGCAAGGCGGGCCTCGAAGCGCTCGTGCGGAACGCGGCGGACGAGTACGGTCCCACCGGCGTGCGCTTCAACGCGATCCGACCCGGCTTCATCTCCACCGAGATCATGGAAGGCATCCCGAGGGACGGGCCCGTCTACGAGAGCTACCTCGTGAACACGCCGATGTCAGAGAGTCGCGCCGCCGGTGTCGGTGAACCCGAGGATGTCGCCGCGCTCGCGCGCTTCCTCGTGGGTGAGGACTCGCGGTGGATCACCGGCCAGATCATCGACGTGGACGGGGGGCACCACCTCCGGCGCGGTCCCGACTTCACTGCGTTCATCGAACCGGGTCTCGGACGCGACGTGATGCTCGCCCGGAAGCCGCTCGGATCATGA
- a CDS encoding peptidoglycan-binding domain-containing protein has protein sequence MSFSTQRVARLVGVVALAALVALGAVACGGDDSNSGSTSTTAATAQNASTGTSSSASIESLQRELNALGCNAGPIDGELGPDTEGAIRHFQASAGLTVDGVVGPLTTAKLEQASSTGTPKCTGSPPAPPPSTTRGAGGAPCTQATVDAGTAASLLPGETVVMSGPFHCAGNWVVNSPTVQSSGGPAIQITNLLMWNGTAYQVVNRAVYCENGSVPPAIYQQACQSN, from the coding sequence GTGTCTTTCAGCACTCAGCGTGTGGCGCGATTGGTTGGTGTCGTTGCACTCGCGGCTCTCGTTGCGCTGGGCGCGGTCGCGTGCGGCGGAGATGACAGCAACTCCGGCTCGACCAGTACAACCGCGGCGACCGCACAGAACGCGAGTACCGGGACCAGCAGCAGCGCGAGCATCGAGTCGCTCCAACGCGAGCTCAACGCGCTCGGGTGCAACGCGGGGCCGATCGACGGTGAGCTTGGCCCCGACACAGAGGGCGCGATTCGCCACTTCCAGGCCTCGGCCGGGCTCACGGTCGACGGGGTGGTCGGACCGCTGACCACGGCCAAGCTGGAACAGGCGTCATCGACCGGGACACCAAAGTGCACCGGCAGCCCGCCCGCGCCGCCGCCGTCGACGACCAGAGGAGCGGGTGGAGCGCCGTGCACGCAAGCCACGGTCGACGCCGGGACCGCGGCCTCGCTGCTTCCCGGCGAGACCGTCGTGATGTCGGGTCCGTTCCACTGCGCGGGCAACTGGGTGGTCAACTCGCCGACCGTGCAATCGTCCGGTGGACCCGCGATCCAAATCACCAACCTGTTGATGTGGAACGGGACCGCTTACCAGGTCGTCAACCGCGCCGTGTACTGCGAGAACGGCAGTGTTCCGCCAGCGATCTACCAGCAGGCCTGCCAGTCGAACTGA
- a CDS encoding cytochrome P450, which yields MSDQFDPYAPSSDDRYAAMAEVRESGGIVDTPAGYYIATAAGVSAGLQDVEKFVGSFMDTSALEEDDAMISAIPEPRHGRIRRVINTVVAAHRTMQNEPFIRGRARELVGRAVDRAQAGTVDLVDIFDPLPSIVIAHMLGVPEELEDRFRIWSDELLEAQNARGTGSLSDAHPEFARFVQSLIDDHRAMDDPPDDVVTRFINTDVDGEYLSDRTVRTQIMFLIVAGNETTRNLIGNCCYVLATRPDLFEQIRGRRELIPPLVEESLRLDAPVQVLARSVLDETEIHGCPLHVGDRVVFGIASANRDEAVYGDPTEFRLDRPRMREHLAFGTGPHVCPGASLARLEAAAVIEELCERVGTLRLVDDYVSDPNPVFWANGHRSLPAVLVPSS from the coding sequence ATGAGCGACCAATTCGACCCCTACGCGCCGAGCTCCGACGATCGCTACGCGGCGATGGCGGAGGTCCGTGAGTCGGGTGGCATCGTCGACACACCGGCCGGCTACTACATCGCGACCGCTGCCGGTGTCTCGGCCGGGCTACAGGACGTGGAGAAGTTCGTCGGCTCCTTCATGGACACGAGCGCGCTCGAAGAGGACGACGCGATGATCTCGGCGATCCCCGAGCCGCGACACGGGCGAATCCGCCGGGTGATCAACACCGTCGTCGCCGCGCACCGCACGATGCAGAACGAGCCGTTCATTCGCGGACGCGCCCGCGAGCTCGTCGGGCGAGCCGTCGACCGCGCGCAGGCGGGCACCGTCGACCTCGTCGACATCTTCGATCCACTCCCGTCGATCGTCATCGCCCACATGCTCGGCGTTCCCGAGGAGCTCGAGGATCGGTTCCGCATCTGGTCCGACGAGCTCCTCGAAGCGCAGAACGCGCGCGGCACTGGATCACTGTCCGACGCGCATCCGGAGTTCGCCCGCTTCGTGCAGAGCTTGATCGACGACCACCGGGCGATGGACGATCCGCCCGACGACGTCGTGACCCGCTTCATCAACACCGACGTCGACGGTGAGTACCTCTCCGACCGCACCGTCCGCACCCAGATCATGTTTCTCATCGTGGCCGGCAACGAGACCACGAGGAACCTCATCGGCAACTGTTGCTACGTGCTCGCGACGCGACCCGACCTGTTCGAGCAGATTCGAGGGCGGCGCGAGCTGATCCCGCCGCTCGTCGAGGAGTCGCTCCGGCTCGATGCGCCCGTGCAGGTGCTCGCACGCTCCGTCCTGGACGAGACCGAGATTCACGGTTGCCCGCTGCACGTCGGTGACCGCGTGGTGTTCGGGATCGCGTCGGCGAACCGAGACGAGGCCGTCTACGGCGATCCCACCGAGTTCCGCCTCGACCGCCCGCGCATGCGCGAGCACCTCGCGTTCGGAACCGGTCCCCACGTTTGCCCCGGCGCGTCGCTTGCCCGACTCGAAGCCGCCGCCGTCATCGAAGAGCTCTGCGAACGAGTCGGTACCCTGCGCCTCGTCGACGACTACGTGTCCGACCCGAACCCCGTCTTCTGGGCGAACGGCCACCGCTCGCTGCCGGCCGTGCTCGTGCCGAGCTCGTAG